The following is a genomic window from Atribacteraceae bacterium.
CCTCCTCAAACCACCAGATTCACATTGCCCGGCTCGCCAAGAAAACCAAAACGGCTATCTTCCGGAAAACCGGTATCATTAACTCGCTGGTCCACAATAAATGCCGGGGAAGTCCACTGCCGGGAAAACCGGCCGGAGCGATCTTCGCCCAAAAAGTTAGCGAAGGTCATTCCCTGTTCGTTCAGCCTGGCTTCCAGAATCGGTAATTGCCGTTCGATCAGTTCTCGGGTACGGGGATCGCTGATCTGCCACAGGCAGGACACCCGGTTTCCATCTTCGGTCAGACGGACGGTAATCGAACCCAACGTCTCGGGCTCCATCTTGATGACTACTTCTTTGGTGCCTCGCTCCCGGGATAGCGCATCGAAAATCCGGTTGAAAAATTCTGCGGTTTCTTCTGACCCGCTTCCGGCCGAGACCTGAAAGGCAAGATCCTTGACAATTCCGTCATTGGATTTGACTGATCCCGATACTTCTGAAGACAGATTCCGGAACAGTTCGCCAACCGGTTGCTTTTCTCCCGAACTGTTGCTCCGTTCCTGAAATGGGATTAGCGTTTCTGCGGCCCGTTCACCCACGAAGGTTGCTACAATCGGAGTGCCGGCCTGTCCCGGTCCAGGTTCAGGAAACCAAGAGGCTGGCTGGACGTTCGGGAGATTGTCTGGTTGGGTATTTACGCCGGACAAGACCGGATTATCCGGTTTGTTGGTGTGTTTTTCCAACTGGATGGTTTTCCCGTTCTCCGGTACCTCGCCCTCAGTGAAGATTTGATCGATACCCAGTTCAAACGACGGCTCCCCGGAATTTGCTCCGTCTACGTCCGACGCCGCCTGATTATCCACTGAACCATCTTCATCCTGCTCCGCGAGGATGCAAGCGACGAATTCGGGGTCCTGTCTCAAGCCTGGCATACCCAGTCCGGATACACATCCGGCGGCGTTTCCCATGCCGGGAATTCCAAGCCCTGTCAATAGACCGGCCAGATTTCCCAAAAAACCGATGATCGCCTCTTGGTTTCCCTGGAACGTGAACCGAAACTCACCGTTTTCCAGCTTCCCTCCGGTGAACTCCACGTTTCCTTTTTCCCCAAGGTCCAGGGTAAA
Proteins encoded in this region:
- a CDS encoding flagellar hook-length control protein FliK, whose protein sequence is MHIPFVLISPPENNSRKVEKSSPFVLSGENFAALLERDLQREGDPAQETLFSNISWEGEELTTAQSLECGIPGNGLNNLSSGVGNCPIPRRETRLTPCGNTMGNGSGALSSRAGNCPIQPSCHQSETAVGSALVNNSLGQLENLERWKQGIAAFLDEVESIHFTLDLGEKGNVEFTGGKLENGEFRFTFQGNQEAIIGFLGNLAGLLTGLGIPGMGNAAGCVSGLGMPGLRQDPEFVACILAEQDEDGSVDNQAASDVDGANSGEPSFELGIDQIFTEGEVPENGKTIQLEKHTNKPDNPVLSGVNTQPDNLPNVQPASWFPEPGPGQAGTPIVATFVGERAAETLIPFQERSNSSGEKQPVGELFRNLSSEVSGSVKSNDGIVKDLAFQVSAGSGSEETAEFFNRIFDALSRERGTKEVVIKMEPETLGSITVRLTEDGNRVSCLWQISDPRTRELIERQLPILEARLNEQGMTFANFLGEDRSGRFSRQWTSPAFIVDQRVNDTGFPEDSRFGFLGEPGNVNLVV